A single genomic interval of Campylobacter anatolicus harbors:
- a CDS encoding TlyA family RNA methyltransferase: MRFDNFVAQRLNISRNKASELIKSSKVMLNSQICNKPSFECESGEIALLDEVFVGRGALKLRAFLDAFNFDLKDKTVLDIGSSTGGFIQILLRQGVKSVVGVDVGEHQLDDSLRADERVKIYENTDIRAFENEFKFELITCDVSFISVVEILNAIDTNADKNATIIILFKPQFEVGKDAKRSKKGVVTDKNAIAAAIRRFEIAVSSLKWIRIAQAECEIKGKEGNAEFFYAFNKG, translated from the coding sequence ATGAGATTTGATAACTTTGTTGCACAGCGGTTAAATATCAGCAGAAATAAGGCTAGTGAGCTGATAAAATCGAGTAAAGTTATGCTAAACTCACAAATTTGCAATAAGCCTAGCTTTGAGTGTGAGAGTGGCGAGATAGCACTGCTTGATGAGGTGTTTGTTGGGCGTGGAGCATTGAAACTTAGGGCATTTTTAGATGCTTTTAATTTTGATCTTAAGGACAAAACGGTTCTTGATATAGGTAGCTCAACTGGTGGTTTTATACAAATTTTATTACGACAAGGTGTTAAAAGTGTAGTCGGCGTAGACGTCGGAGAGCATCAGCTTGACGATAGTCTAAGAGCTGATGAGCGAGTAAAAATTTACGAAAATACCGATATTAGAGCCTTTGAAAATGAGTTTAAATTTGAGCTTATAACTTGCGATGTCTCTTTTATATCGGTAGTTGAAATTTTAAACGCAATAGATACAAATGCCGATAAAAACGCAACTATTATCATACTTTTTAAGCCACAGTTTGAGGTTGGCAAAGATGCAAAACGTAGCAAAAAAGGCGTTGTAACGGATAAAAATGCTATCGCCGCGGCTATACGTAGATTTGAGATTGCGGTAAGTTCACTAAAATGGATTAGGATCGCACAAGCGGAGTGTGAGATAAAAGGAAAAGAAGGTAATGCCGAGTTTTTTTACGCTTTTAACAAAGGATAA
- a CDS encoding bifunctional riboflavin kinase/FAD synthetase, with product MPSFFTLLTKDNITAIAIGHFDGVHRGHKQLLKRLGEFGGLVVIDKNKANITPKLKRAEYSNYPCFLYDFESIKSLSGEEFIDLLKRDFKNLKKIVVGYDFRFGRNRAWDKHDLARIFDGEIVVVDEFCFNGKGVHSSAIREYIKNGEMQEANALLGREYSMEGDVISGQGLGSKELVPTLNLAVDCYIVPKPGVYATRTRIGYKTYASVSFIGNRLSTDGKYSIETHLINEDIKITPRHIAVCFIARMRDNIKFNSLAELKIQIERDIKDVAGKTLVCQLFVDGAKNER from the coding sequence ATGCCGAGTTTTTTTACGCTTTTAACAAAGGATAATATAACTGCCATTGCGATAGGGCATTTTGACGGTGTTCATCGTGGACATAAACAGCTACTTAAACGGCTTGGCGAGTTCGGTGGGCTGGTTGTGATAGATAAAAATAAGGCAAATATCACACCAAAGCTAAAACGTGCAGAGTATTCAAACTATCCCTGTTTTTTGTATGATTTTGAAAGTATAAAATCACTTAGTGGTGAGGAATTTATCGACTTACTTAAACGGGATTTTAAAAATTTAAAAAAGATAGTCGTTGGATATGATTTTCGTTTTGGGCGAAATAGGGCGTGGGATAAGCACGATTTAGCCCGGATATTTGACGGAGAGATTGTAGTAGTTGATGAGTTTTGTTTCAACGGTAAAGGAGTGCATAGCTCTGCTATACGTGAATATATAAAAAATGGCGAAATGCAAGAGGCTAATGCACTTTTAGGACGCGAATACTCAATGGAAGGCGATGTTATTAGCGGTCAAGGGCTTGGTTCAAAAGAGCTCGTACCGACGTTAAATTTGGCAGTTGATTGTTATATAGTGCCAAAACCTGGTGTTTATGCTACGCGAACACGCATTGGCTATAAAACTTATGCATCCGTTAGTTTCATAGGCAATCGCCTTAGCACAGATGGCAAATATAGCATTGAAACACACCTAATAAACGAGGACATAAAGATCACACCACGCCATATCGCAGTATGTTTTATCGCTAGAATGCGTGATAATATAAAATTTAACAGTCTTGCTGAGCTTAAAATACAGATAGAGCGAGATATAAAAGATGTAGCAGGTAAGACACTAGTTTGTCAGCTTTTTGTAGATGGTGCAAAAAATGAGAGATGA
- the cmoA gene encoding carboxy-S-adenosyl-L-methionine synthase CmoA, protein MRDEIFKEPIKKHFEFDDFVVSVFDDMIGRSVPFYDVSGKLIAQILAKFLHQNARVIDLGCSTATSLLLLFGLRRDLKLFGVDSSEAMIENARKKSAAYGAKINFKVGDILECELHDFDAVMMNYTLQFIRPIRRAELVNKIYNALNENGLFVFSEKIIYEDKKFAKDIIEIYENYKAEQGYTRYEIAQKREALENVLIPYTENENRTLVLEAGFRRVESVFKWGNFMSFVAFK, encoded by the coding sequence ATGAGAGATGAAATTTTTAAAGAGCCTATAAAAAAGCATTTTGAATTTGATGATTTCGTTGTTAGTGTCTTTGATGATATGATAGGGCGGAGCGTGCCATTTTATGATGTTAGCGGTAAGCTTATAGCACAAATTTTAGCAAAATTTTTACATCAAAATGCACGCGTGATAGATCTTGGTTGCTCCACTGCTACAAGTTTACTTTTACTTTTTGGGCTACGTAGAGATCTTAAGCTTTTTGGCGTGGATAGCTCAGAGGCGATGATCGAAAATGCACGTAAAAAATCCGCTGCATATGGAGCGAAGATAAATTTTAAAGTTGGTGATATTTTAGAGTGCGAGTTACATGATTTTGATGCTGTTATGATGAACTACACTCTTCAGTTTATCCGCCCTATACGTAGAGCCGAGCTAGTAAATAAAATTTATAATGCACTTAATGAAAACGGATTATTTGTTTTTAGCGAAAAGATAATTTATGAAGATAAAAAATTTGCTAAAGATATAATAGAAATTTATGAAAATTATAAAGCCGAGCAGGGCTACACACGCTACGAGATCGCTCAAAAACGTGAAGCACTTGAAAATGTCCTTATCCCTTATACCGAAAATGAAAATCGCACTTTAGTCCTTGAGGCTGGATTTAGACGAGTGGAGAGCGTGTTTAAGTGGGGAAATTTTATGAGCTTTGTAGCGTTTAAATAA
- a CDS encoding NAD(P)H-dependent oxidoreductase, translating into MNKILLINGGKAFWTSGGKLSDTLCEVAKETLLGLDKEVSETIIDKGYDNDKEVEKWLSADVVIWQMPGWWMGEPWIVKKYIDDVFSAGGLKFIKSDGRSHVNPAINYGKGGLLKGKKYMFSLTWNAPIEAFTWENEFFGGVGVDGVYMHLHKAHEFIGMSALPTFICNDVIKNPQVKKYICDYKAHLIKIFN; encoded by the coding sequence ATGAATAAAATTTTACTTATAAATGGTGGTAAAGCGTTTTGGACATCTGGAGGTAAACTTAGCGATACGCTTTGTGAAGTTGCGAAAGAGACACTTTTAGGGCTTGACAAAGAGGTAAGTGAAACCATTATAGATAAGGGTTATGATAATGACAAAGAGGTGGAAAAGTGGCTATCTGCGGACGTTGTGATATGGCAGATGCCAGGATGGTGGATGGGTGAGCCTTGGATAGTTAAAAAATACATTGATGATGTTTTTAGTGCTGGTGGACTTAAATTTATAAAAAGCGATGGCAGAAGCCATGTAAATCCTGCGATCAATTATGGCAAGGGCGGTTTGCTAAAAGGCAAAAAATATATGTTCTCTCTTACTTGGAATGCACCGATTGAGGCATTTACTTGGGAAAATGAGTTTTTCGGCGGTGTTGGTGTGGATGGCGTTTATATGCACTTACATAAAGCTCACGAGTTTATCGGTATGAGTGCATTACCGACATTTATCTGCAATGATGTTATTAAAAATCCGCAAGTTAAAAAATATATCTGTGATTATAAAGCACATTTAATTAAAATTTTTAATTAA